Part of the Micropterus dolomieu isolate WLL.071019.BEF.003 ecotype Adirondacks linkage group LG22, ASM2129224v1, whole genome shotgun sequence genome is shown below.
acttcctgtttcttctctctcttcagtcGCAGCAGGAAGCGGGCAGCAGGGGGCGGAGTCAGGCGCAGAGCTGGGCGTGGCCGCTCGCTGTCTCTCCTGCATTGCAGACGTGTTGGTGTGCATGGCGGGGGGGAGGGGTGGGCTGAGGAGCGGACCGGCCGCTAACGAGGCCTGGAGCTCCGCCTACTTGCTGTTAGAGGAGGGTGACCTGAGGGGCGGAGTCTGTGCCCTGGCCACACAGAGGGAGCGCTGGCTCAGCAGGTGAGCGCCGCCCTCCAGGTTCTTCTTCACCATCTCTGTTAGTGGATGATGTTTCCTGTGACCGCCCCCTACAGGCCGGACCTGCTGGTTCGGGCGGCTCGGCACTATGAGGGCGCCGGCCAGGTGCTTCTACGACAAGCTGTGATGTCATCGCAGAGGTTCATCTCCATTGGCCAGGGCGAGGTCCCGCCCCTTGACGAGTGGCAGGAAGTGGAGTGTCCGGCCAGACTGGACTTGGCAGGTACGTTTGGCATCGGTGAGCGCTGCCCGTTAACCTTTGACCCCTTGAACCTGATTACCAGTTGACCTTCTGAATTGTGTGGCGTCTTTGTGCTTCAGGCGGGTGGAGCGACACTCCGCCCATCGCCTTCGAGCACGGCGGCTCTGTGACCAATGTCGCGGTGAAGGTCGACGGGAAGCGTCCCATGGGTGCCAGGGCCCGTCGCATCAGAGAGCCTCGCCTCCTGCTGGTCAGCCACACCGGAGGGCGGGACAGCACGGTTTCCACGGAGACAGTGTGCGACAGCCTGGATGATCTGAGGGACCACCGCCAGCCTCACGCGCCTGGTGGGAGATCAGCTGGTTATTAGAGCGCCACAAACTTAAGCTTGGTGTCGTGTTGATGttcgcgtgtgtgtgtgtgttacaggagccCTGCTgaaggcagtgtgtgtgtgcagcggCCTGGTGGCGCTCTCCTCCCAGCATCCTCTGGGGGATCAGCTGATGCAGCGGTGGGGAGGAGGGGTGGAGATCCACAGCTGGTCGCTGCTGCCCACCGGGTCTGGACTGGGTGAGATACTCaaaacatcatcaacaacaaACCTGATAACATTTTCTTAACGTTCAGGATTCTCAGCAGTTAAATGAATGATCAGGTCTTGTCCTGCAGGTACCAGCAGTATCCTGGCGGGGGCGCTGTTGGCTGCGGTCTACAGGTGTACCGGTCGAACCTACAACACGGACTCGCTTATCCACGCCGTCCTCTACCTGGAACAGATCCTCACCACAGGTGGGTCTCTGGTTGAGAGCTGCTGTCATGAGGACGGGATCAGGTCTCTCTGACtgagctgcttcttcttcttctcctcctccaggtggaggctggcaggATCAGGTGGGAGGTCTGGTAGGCGGAGTCAAGGTGGGTCGCTCCAGAGCGTCTCTGCCCCTGCTGGTGGAGGTGGAACGCCTCAGTCCTCCAGAGGACTTCCTGGTTTCTCTGGAGCGGCACCTCCTGCTGGTGTACACCGGGAAAACTCGGCTGGCTCGCAACCTGCTGCAGGTCCGCCCCCCTTCAGTTCCTGGTCTCACAGCTGTCTGTTATTTTACTGTTGATCAGAATAAAACTCCTCACGTGAGCATCAGAACCAAACCAGCTTTCAGCTGTACAGAAAAGAGCCAGATTGTCTGGACACGGCCCGGACGTGTAGAGAGGACTGGGTACAGCGTTGGAGGCGGGGCTTATATAGATCAGAAAAAAGAGCATGTGATCAAACATGAGGTTTCTGCTTCACACGTGGTCCATCTTTATGTCCAGTTTATCCTCCTCTCTGCTTATTGACTCCAGAATCACTGTGACAGTTAGTCTGAAGACGGTGTTGGTGGTTCTGTGTGCAGGATGTGGTCCGGAGCTGGTACAGCCGTCTGCCCTCGATGGTCCAGAACGCCCAGCAGCTGGTGTCCAACTCAGAGGACTGTGCTGCAGCCTGTTCAGACGGTGAGGCCGCCCACCACAGCACgctacacacagatacacagctAGAGGAAGTAATCAGAccctttactgcagtaaaagtaccaCACTGAACAAATCTGCCTGATCATGTGATCATGTGCATGTAGGAGCCCACGTTTTAAATTCTGTAAAGATGTGAAAACCCTCCAGTGTGCAGCAGGTGTTAGTCCTGTCCTACACTTCCCAGAATGCCCTTAGCATAGACCCCAGACCGTGATCACCACCATGCAGCTTTGAACGGACGATGGTGGACAGATAACGTGTCGTCTCCAGGTTCTCTGAGCAGACTGGGTCTGTGTTTGGACCGCTCCTGGCAGCAGAAGAAGCTGATGGCCCCTGGATGTGAACCGGCCTCGGTACGGGCCATGATGGAGGCCCTGAGGCCGCTGGTATTGGGTCAGAGCCTGGCCGGGGCCGGAGGGGGGGGCTTCCTCTACCTGCTGACCCGGGAGCCCCGACAGAAGGAGGCGGTGCTGCAGGTCCTCAACAACACGCCGGTAAGCAGCAATCAGACATGTTAGCAACCCACAGGGAGATCTGGCGTCCACGtgctaacatgctgtttgttttgtttcagggtCTGGGAGACTTCAGTGTTCACTCAGTGGAGCTGGACATGGACGGGATCACAGTCCTACCACCgtactgaggacacacacacgcaaactcACACACGTTTGtcttactgtcctactgtcatacggtaaaacaaaaaaacacacagatgattGATCTGCAAGGAGGATGAAGACCTTTAAATTCGTTCAGCTTTTCCTCACAGCTCTTACAGGTAAATGTTCAGACCTGAACCTGGTCCTGATGGATCTTTagtggacccccccccccccacccgtGTCAAACGGCTCGTCTGAACACTGATCTTTGTGATGTCATCAGTGTGGGATGGAACCAAATGAAAACAGCCTGTGAAGATCTGCTGATcaataacaaacaaattcaaactGTGCTGTTTTTGGAAATGTGCCGATCTGAATGTGAAGGagtttgtttgtggtttttttatgaatttatttttgataatCGAAGCTGATACTGATACTGCTACTGATCTGAGTTGTGGGTGTAATAAAGACCCGGGACATGTTCGGCTGTGGAgtgtataaataaaaactaataaataaaatgtattatcttATGTGTTTACTGTGTCCTACATCAAtacaaacatttgttaaaagaataataatCGAGCTGAACGCGCTTTGATACACATTCAGGTGTCCAACAAGATGTAATGGAGTCAAACGTCAATTCTTTCCTCTTCCTCGTCACTCTGGGCGTCTGCAGGTGATTGATGTCTCAGGTCGTGTatcacagacaggaagtggagtctgtgttgatgtgatttgttgttttggccCCTGCTGTGTGTCGGTAAGGGCCCCGGGGCTCTGAGCTGCTGGGAAGTCTTCCAATATAATGACACCTGCATGACCTCACACTCACCTGAGGCAGGCAGACTGTGAGTCAGAGCGGATCGGCCGGGTCGCATGACTTCAGGGACGAGCAGCTGAGTGAACTCCTCACCTGAAAGGTAAAAGCTTTTTCCCAGCAGCCCCGCAGTGGAGAGTTAAAGATCATTAACTTCAGGTGTTCAATAAAGGTTATTGACCTGGGAGTGTTGGCGAGGCGTCCATCTGAGCTGCACGTCTGTTAATGAACAGCAGGAGACTGTCGGAGAAGAGGATGACATGTTTAAGTTTCCGTGTTTTATCCTTCACAGTTGAATCCTTGCTCTCGTGCAGGGTGACGTTAGGTCAAAGCGTTGATCTTGATATTTCTCTCCAGGCTCTGAACAGCttgtgttacattttttatttgaaaacagaGACCTGAGCCTCTTTCAGGCTGTGACCTTTGCACACGTTAAAATatacagcagacacacaggtgaaaatATAACAATGACTTTAAACATACAAAACCAAAACGAACACTTGCACACACCATCACAGTGCTTTccaaacatttgtgtttgtatttatgcCTCCAGTGGAAATCAGGGATGATATGTAGAGAGGTAGTTTTAACATAAGcttcatgaataaataaaatagcatGTTGCTCAGAGCGGTCCATCCCACACGCTAATGTAAGATCCAATGATCCAAATGTTCTGTCACCAGTGATGAGCTGAGTGCTACATTGAATCGCACCCAGTGGTTTTAATGTGGTAGCTGAAGCATGCACATAGATAATAATATGCTgtactgtgttttctgtggtctccccctcctccctctgttttctctctctccctctgtctcttttcatGCAGCTGTGTCAGAGTTGGAAACATGTCGCGGAGGAAACAACCCAAACCACAGCAGGTCCAGGATTTATCTTTCAACGGTGAGTTATTTTAATCCAGAGACTCTTAATCTTTGTTTCTGTTCAAGTGATTCTTAGAAAAAGGACACGTTTATTAACAGAAGTTTTATCTTTACAATATTCCCATCATACAGGAgtgtgataataataatcacagtTTACAGGCGTACTATAACACCCGACTGAGCAGAGCGTTTGTcttgctgtttttctcttgtaTCTCTGACCTGTTTCATTAAGAGGAAACTCTGTTCAGTTGAGCTTGAATTAATCCTGCAATGTTTAGATTTGAGTTcttatgtgtatgtatgcagGCTAGCTCTATAAGTATTTAGATTAATTCTTAATTAAACCTTTTGGTAATTTGAGTTCACTCAGGTGAGAAATGAGTTCTGATATTTCAGGGCTTTCAGATTAATTATTTGCTGCAAGTCAGCTCAtttactttaaactttaaaaagacAAGAGTTTATTTCTGAAAAACTGAATAGATGGTGTCACTCATCCTTTTATTCCTTAATCTAGTTGTATGATACAGAGGCTTTTCTGAAGTGCAGTGGCATGATCACAGTAATAATCTCCCCCTTCCTTTATCTGTTTCAGACGAGACGTGTCTCAGCTCGGCATCTGCTCCTGCGGTGCGTGGCAGTGCTCGTGTCTGCAGCCGATGCTGCGCTGAGTTTAACGTGCTATCAGACCTGGAACAACACCAGAGGGATTGCTCTCCAAGTCCTCTGGTTCTGATTCTGAATGAGGATGACGAGCTGCTGTCCAGCAGCAAAATCTTCCCTGCAGCCTCACCAGCAGCCAGCCCAGCAGGGGGGCCGGGTGAAACACTCAGTAACTCTGAGATGGAAAACAGCAACACCCCATCGCAGGACAGGTCCAGCAAAGGAGCAGGGCTCAGAGAAAGCCAAGGAAGCACCAGCAGTAAGCAGAGCATCAGTACTGAATGTGACACTGTCCTCCCACAATCCTTACCTTATCCTGGCTGCCCAGCTGCCCAAGAAGGACACTCGTGGATGAAGATCATTATTAAAAACCTTGAGAGCACCAAAGTGGCCATGGCTCAGTATTCCCAGCTGGCGCACTCAGACGACTGTCGCAGAAAGACCGCCATCTGGTCTGTGTTGCAACAGCTCTTCACCCTGCAAATACAGCAAATCCACCAGCTGCAGCTCATTGATCAGATCCATCACCAGGTTCTATTGTTTGCTTCTCATCCAGCCGGGATACCAGAGACCCTGGGGATCTGCACCAAGGACTTCTCGTCTTCAGAATCCACCAATCAGCTCAAGGCTCTCAGCACTCATCTGTCTCAGCAGCTTGCTGCAGCTGCCGGGATAGCCAGATGCTTATCAGCTCAGTCTGCTAACATAAGTGACTTCAAGCATTTTACGGCCACAGAGCAGCTAAATCAAAGTCAACCTGACAGCAGAAATGGGCTGTCAAGCTCAGAGGCCTCACAAACGTTTAGTAAGCTCATGACAACAGCAGTTGGTGGACATGTttccaaaaaacaacacatggaATGTGGTTCTTCTAACTCCCAACTGAATTTCTTGACCAAAACCAAGATGTCCTCTTTGATTTTTAACAATAACGGCTTCATCGGTCAGACTTCTGAAAACTCCCACGTACTTCGACCTTCATCTCACAGCGAGCACACAGCGTCAAATTCCATACCAAACATCACTGCGATTGTGGAGGATCTGGATGCCCTGGCAGCCTTGGCCCAACAGAGGAAATGCAAGAATCTGAAGCCTTATGCTCCCACGGCGTCTTCAGAAGAGTCTCTCTTCAAACGCAGATGCAGATTTTGCAGCAAAGTGTTTGGGAGTGACAGCGCTTTGCAAATTCATCTGCGATCACACACCGGTGAACGGCCCTACAAGTGCAACGTCTGTGGAAACAGGTTCTCCACCCAGGGGAACTTAAAGGTTCATTTTCAGAGGCACAAAGAGAGATACCCACACGCCCAAATGAACCCTTATCTGTGCCTGGACAATGCAGAGATTCCTTTTCGGATGTCCTTGTCACCAGAGAAAGCAGCAGCAAGATGGCTAGATAGGTCACCATCTTCATCTTCAATGACCTCTGGTTCCCTGGAACAGTTTGACTCAACCAGCCTGTCATCTCTCATCAAGAAAGAGGACGGCCTTATGTTAGCACACAATCCCCTTGCTCACCGTGATCCTTCCTTTGATTCAGCAGCAAACATGACCTTTAGATTTAAAGAAAACCCTAAAAAGGACTCGGACTCAGTGGAGACCAGGCAACAAAGAACGAGTCTTAAAAATGAAGATGTAATACCATCTTTTAACTTTGTCTCAATGACCACAAAGTCAGAGGAATCCGCTGATGTTATACCCCATCCCAATTCTACCTCATTTTCAGGATTCTTCTCATTACAGTGCTCTGACAACCCCACACTCCGGCTGCCATCAGACACCAATAGAGTGTCAGACCCAAACGAGTGTGTCATCTGCCACCGCATACTCAGTTGTCAGAGTGCCCTGAGGATGCATTATCGGACACATACAGGGGAGCGCCCATACCCGTGTAAACTGTGTGGCCGAGCTTTCACTACCAAAGGAAACCTGAAGACACACCAAACTGTTCACCGGGCCACAGTCCCGTTGAGGGTCCAGCACTCGTGCCCCATCTGCCAAAGGAAGTTCATGAATGTTGGCGTCTTGCAGCAACATGTAAGGTGCGTACACCACATGCACATGGAAGGTCACTTACCCAATGCAGACTGTACGAATCAGAAATACTCAGTGGATTGTAATGAAGGATTTGGCGACAACACAACATTGAATCATAGGAAGAACTTTTTGAATGACAACAATGGAAGCATTTGTGTCAACCAACTGTCTAGATTCAAATCCCTATCCATCCATTTGTCCCCTTGTCCGTTTGGTAAACATCTAATTGACGCTAACAAGATGACAAGTTACAACGGGCCATTTGGGGAGCTGCAGCATAAATGGATCAAAACGGAGCGGCCAGATGGATCAAACGAGGAATGTCGTCAAACAAACATCCAATCTGCTGGACAGTGGACTAACACATTCCCCATGCCTGACAGTTCAGCTCTCAATCAGTCTCTGTCCGCTAGTGGCCAAGATTCAATGTACAATAAAACTGTGAGGCTGGACGAACCATTACAGGCGAGGCTCAACGCAACCACATTAACGCTCTGTGCATCTGCTACATCACCCACTGAGCTACCAGTATTTAACCATGCCGAGGATTCTCTGAGCCTGATTCCCAATCTCAGAGAAAAGGCGGTTATAAAGATCACTTACTGTGATATATGCGGGAAGAATTTTGCCTGTCAAAGTGCCTTGGATATCCACTACAGAAGCCATACCAAGGAGAGACCATTTATCTGCACAACATGCAAGAGGGGCTTTTCCACTAAGGGGAATCTCAAGCAGCACATGCTTACACATCAAATGAGGGACTTCCCGCTACATCTCTTTGAACCCTCCTATCCTAACGAAGCACCCAACCATGATGGCTCCCTGTTGTCCAGTGTAAACTCAGAGATGACCGCTTTACTGAACTCCTCTTTTAGGGGTGGCAAGGATCTTTATGGTCCTTCAGAGATCCTCTCCGTTTCTGAGCTGCCTGAAGGTGCTGCAGCACCACCTCGCCGGACGCCCAAATACCACCACTGCAAGACTTGTGGGAAgagcttctcctcctccagtgcTCTGCAGATCCACGAGAGGACTCACACCGGGGAAAGGCCCTTTGCCTGCGCTGTCTGCGGACGGGCTTTCACTACCAAAGGAAACCTAAAGGTTGGTTTCACCTGTATATTTTTAGACCTTTTCCACCACAGGAATATAATCACCTATAACTTAACACAGGTTCTGCTTTTGTTTCAGCAAATTTCAGCACAAGGTGCTATTAAATCCAAAGTCCCTCTACTCTCAGGGAAAACACAGCAATTAATGATGTTTATTAATATAGAGGCTGTACACGGCGTATAAAAATTATGACATCACGGTATCCAAAGCGGTGTTATGGGTTAAGTTCCCGTAAAATAAGTCTTTGGCTTCCATGAATATCTAAAAGCCTTCTTTAGAGGGATTACCAGTAATATTTAGTAGCTGCTCTCAGAAAccacaacaaataaacaatgcaCCCCCCCTCGAAATTCTAAATATTTGACTTTAATTTAAAGATTTCAAGCTAACCCCTGTAAGGTCCAATATTCCAGAGGTTTCATACCAATACAATGTAGTGCATCTGCTTCACACATTAAGGAAATCTTTTAGCTCTGGGATGTTCCACTCCTTTTATGGAAATCATGACTTTGTAGAGAGATCGGTCCAAGTCACTGCACTTGTAAGTTATATACATTGAACCCTAACCATGGAAAGGTGAAGTCCAACATGATAGCTTAATCTATTCTGGAGTCTCTGGCTATCCGATTCCTCAAATGTCAACGCTGTCAGAATGATTTGCAGTTGGTCAGTGGCACAAATCTGAGTGTCAGAGTTCACAAATGTTGAATCTGgtgcctggtatattttttgGTAtgacctccgtcgaggttcccaGCGAGCTGAGGTAATACCAAAAGTTGagattaaaacactgcagactgctgattggtcagagagaatcgacAACAAATCCGTTTGGAAGTAACCTAGCTAGCAGCTGGTGTGCAGCTAGCCTTGCGGTGTTCACAGCTGAGctgctgctaacgttagctcagtttgtttttactttagttCGCAAACGACTCCACTGATAAAAGCAGATCTTGATTTGAAATTTTCCTCAGCATTTCTTTATGACTAGTTTAATTTAATTCGGCCCATTTGGGCGTTGTGCATGACAGAATCTTTAACGCCCGTCCTGTTCCACTTAGTAGACTGTAAATGACTGGACTGTGGTCGTGTGAGTCCCATATGGTCTAGCGGTTAGGATTCCTGGTTTTCACCCAGGCggcccgggttcaactcccggTATGGGAATGGACATTTAGCCAGCATGGATTAGTAGAGAGATCAGTGTGCTCCTCAagaaaagatgtgtgtgtgctgcgtTCTCAGCGTTGGTGTTTGAAATAACAGACACCTGAATGTTTCTGTCTGAGTCCACTTCATCTCAAACAACCATGGCCGACCAGTTCNNNNNNNNNNNNNNNNNNNNNNNNNNNNNNNNNNNNNNNNNNNNNNNNNNNNNNNNNNNNNNNNNNNNNNNNNNNNNNNNNNNNNNNNNNNNNNNNNNNNTAGACATTTAGCCAGATTTGTCGAGAGATCAGTCTGATCCAATCCCCCTTTTTCCACTggatggtaccagctcgactcaccTTTGCTGGTTTTCTGTTGGGCAAATCAGGTACCCGGGACTTTTTTTGGTATGACCTCTTTCGAGGTTCTCAGCTCAGCACGTGAGTCCCATATGGTCTAGCAGTTAGGATTCCGGGTTTTAGATGGTACCCACTCTACTccccttttttggttttccagtaGGCAAATCTGGTGCCTGGGACGTTTTTTGGTATGACCCCCGTCGAGGTTCCCAGCGAGCTGAGGTAATACCAAAAGTTGAGATTAAAacactgctgattggtcagagagaatcgacAACAAATCCGTTTGGAAGTAACCTAGCTAGCAGCTGGTGTGCAGCTAGCCTTGCGGTGTTCACAGCTGAGctgctgctaacgttagctcagtttgtttttactttagttCGCAAACGACTCCACTGATAAAAGCAGATCTTGATTTGACTTGAAATTTTCCTCAGCATTTCTTTATGACTAGTTTAATTTAATTCGGCCCATTTGGGCGTTGTGCATGACAGAATCTTTAACGCCCGGCCTGTTCCACTTAGTAGACTGTAAATGACTGGTCTGGGGTCGTGTGAGTCCCATATGGTCTA
Proteins encoded:
- the sall1b gene encoding sal-like protein 1, with translation MSRRKQPKPQQVQDLSFNDETCLSSASAPAVRGSARVCSRCCAEFNVLSDLEQHQRDCSPSPLVLILNEDDELLSSSKIFPAASPAASPAGGPGETLSNSEMENSNTPSQDRSSKGAGLRESQGSTSSKQSISTECDTVLPQSLPYPGCPAAQEGHSWMKIIIKNLESTKVAMAQYSQLAHSDDCRRKTAIWSVLQQLFTLQIQQIHQLQLIDQIHHQVLLFASHPAGIPETLGICTKDFSSSESTNQLKALSTHLSQQLAAAAGIARCLSAQSANISDFKHFTATEQLNQSQPDSRNGLSSSEASQTFSKLMTTAVGGHVSKKQHMECGSSNSQLNFLTKTKMSSLIFNNNGFIGQTSENSHVLRPSSHSEHTASNSIPNITAIVEDLDALAALAQQRKCKNLKPYAPTASSEESLFKRRCRFCSKVFGSDSALQIHLRSHTGERPYKCNVCGNRFSTQGNLKVHFQRHKERYPHAQMNPYLCLDNAEIPFRMSLSPEKAAARWLDRSPSSSSMTSGSLEQFDSTSLSSLIKKEDGLMLAHNPLAHRDPSFDSAANMTFRFKENPKKDSDSVETRQQRTSLKNEDVIPSFNFVSMTTKSEESADVIPHPNSTSFSGFFSLQCSDNPTLRLPSDTNRVSDPNECVICHRILSCQSALRMHYRTHTGERPYPCKLCGRAFTTKGNLKTHQTVHRATVPLRVQHSCPICQRKFMNVGVLQQHVRCVHHMHMEGHLPNADCTNQKYSVDCNEGFGDNTTLNHRKNFLNDNNGSICVNQLSRFKSLSIHLSPCPFGKHLIDANKMTSYNGPFGELQHKWIKTERPDGSNEECRQTNIQSAGQWTNTFPMPDSSALNQSLSASGQDSMYNKTVRLDEPLQARLNATTLTLCASATSPTELPVFNHAEDSLSLIPNLREKAVIKITYCDICGKNFACQSALDIHYRSHTKERPFICTTCKRGFSTKGNLKQHMLTHQMRDFPLHLFEPSYPNEAPNHDGSLLSSVNSEMTALLNSSFRGGKDLYGPSEILSVSELPEGAAAPPRRTPKYHHCKTCGKSFSSSSALQIHERTHTGERPFACAVCGRAFTTKGNLKVHMGTHMWNSAPSRRGRRLSVDRSSLGSGTRPVKLPEPPQKNLAMVSNARESVHSWNQSPELFQAGVKMNDVCVTQSGQVGLREKVCLWNLHLTDHNDPSAL